The following is a genomic window from Prunus persica cultivar Lovell chromosome G7, Prunus_persica_NCBIv2, whole genome shotgun sequence.
AACCATCTAAAACTCGATTGTCTTAATTTAATAAGATCATGTAGATTATGTTTCAAGAGGCGTTATCTCATGTGTTTTCTTGCACATATCCCCTTTTTAAGACtcatatgatatatatatagatacataATCTTGCAAAAGTATATACTTGCACAAAATATAGTTGATGACATGAAAATGACGTCAATAAAGAGTAAGAGAATCTCCACTGCAGCACAcataatgatatatatatgacGAAAGTTTAAGTTTagttaatatataataaattggaTAAGAACATAATTAATTCCCTCAATTATTCTTCTGCTCTTTCTATATAAACCACCATGCTACAAGCTTCCTCTTGCAAGGAATTCCCTCAGACCTTCCTCCTCTTTTTCATCAATATGCTGCAAAACCCTTGTCTTAGATTTCTGCTTCTGCTCTCGTTGCTTTTCTCCTTCCTTCTATCTTTCACTGCAGTTCCTACAACCAGTAAGATTAAACACTagtcaacaaattttttattatttttttctctctctagtctttttttttcttcctccaaatAATTCTGTCTGTTTTGTAGGGAGCCTCAGGTCAGATGATGAATACTTGACTGTCCAAGAATCACTGgttcagctctctctctctctctctctctctctctctctctctgccaaTACATGTATGCATATACGTTAATACATAAATTCATGCATGTATTAGTTCATTGCAATTTGTCCCACAATTATATTtccttaaatatatatacgtatTTCTGAATAATTGGATGGGAAATCTAAACCAACTACAGAACTCTGATAAGGTTTCTAATAATTTGCAGGGTGCAGGGGATTTGGGGTTGTTTGATGTGGGAGAGGGAGAAGGTTTTATTGAGGGGAGGATGGATATGGAAAGCACAGACTATCCGGGGACAGGAGCAAACAATCACCATGACCCACGAACTCCTGGACGAGCTTGAAGAAGAACCAGGCCcctgttttatttttagtattgGGTATACGTGTACAGGGCACCgtctaaaaaatatttttgtttttttatttttctcagaCATTggtatgaaaaaaattaatgttatAATACCGTTATGTCGTTAGACTGATCGTCTGATCAGTAGGCGGGGTGAGGAAATAGGTGACACCCCAGAATGATTGTGGGAGTTGACGGGGGTCGACGACGGTGCAACGGATCTAGACccaaatgagagagagagtgggatTCTGGGTGGGTGGGTTGGTTGGGGCAGCTTGGGTGGCTCTTGGTGGTTGGCTGGGGGTTGTGGGGAAAAGGGATGATGggtcctttattttttttttctttcttttattttgtaaatttatttcttatttttaattaagaaattaaaatttgtaagtaattatataattaattttatttgtttttagttcAATAGAGTATAAAAAGTGGCTAATTTGTGTCATGTCATAAATTTAACGGATAAAATGGTAGAACTAAGttgtaataatttatttttttgggagaaaagTGATAATTGTATTAATAAATTAGGCACAAAGACCATCAGTCATAAGGGCAATTACAAATATCCACGAAGGGGTAATACAAATATGG
Proteins encoded in this region:
- the LOC18770496 gene encoding uncharacterized protein LOC18770496, which translates into the protein MLQASSCKEFPQTFLLFFINMLQNPCLRFLLLLSLLFSFLLSFTAVPTTRSLRSDDEYLTVQESLGAGDLGLFDVGEGEGFIEGRMDMESTDYPGTGANNHHDPRTPGRA